The proteins below come from a single Aegilops tauschii subsp. strangulata cultivar AL8/78 chromosome 6, Aet v6.0, whole genome shotgun sequence genomic window:
- the LOC109744260 gene encoding respiratory burst oxidase homolog protein E — protein MWTPSRGLGSGRRAGLRRIADYIGDDHTDASDNESFITSHSDELLASTSAAGGMLPAFLADQSDLVEVMLELDEESMVVRSVTPTAGPSASAGAGTHTPGSGRNLSRSSSTSSKIRRTFAWLRSPAAAPEQPREAAMASRERRRVQARLDRSLSGARRALKGLRFISRATGSTEATALWGAVEERFDALSRDGLLARDDFGDCIGMVDSKEFAVGIFDALARRRRQNLQRVTKEELRDFWLQISDQSFDARLQIFFDMVDTNVDGRITREEVQELIVLSASANKLSKLKEQAEEYALLIMEELDPEGLGYIELWQLEALLLQRDAYMSYSRPLSSGSGSAAQWSQDIGDGGAQEKPATTAAPGRGRWQRWSPRRAAGRARVAAEENWRRAWVLALWVAAMAALFAWRFAQYRRSVAFEVMGYCLPTAKGAAETLKLNMALVLLPVCRITLTRLRSSWARFLVPLDDCIAFHKVIAMAIAAGICLHAGNHLACDFPRLIASSPGEYRPLAGFFGEERPTYRSLLSGVVGVTGVVMVVLMAVSFTLAARPLRRAPTRTRLPSPLGHLAGFNAFWYSHHLLVVVYLLLLVHGWFIFLVTKWYQRTTWMYIAVPFALHVGERTLRALRSKAYAAKILKVCLLPGNVLTITMSKPYGFRYRSGQYVFLQCPTISPFEWHPFSITSAPGDDYISVHIQTRGDWTQELKHIFVENYFSPCLPSRASFGELGMPEQKSPPRLLVDGPYGAPAQDFRNYDVLLLVGLGIGATPFISILRDLLNNIKLADELMDLSMETSRSEDSSNTFSVSTASSNKRRAYRTSRAHFYWVTREPGSFEWFKSVMDEVAEMDKKGVIELHNYLTSVYEERDARTTLLSMVQALNHAKNGIDIVSGTRVRTHFARPNWREEFTRISAKHPGSTVGVFYCGKPTLAKELKKLSLEMSRKTMTRFHFHKEYF, from the exons ATGTGGACGCCGTCGCGAGGGCTGGGCAGCGGCCGCCGTGCCGGGCTCCGGCGCATCGCGGATTACATCGGCGACGACCACACCGACGCGTCTGACAACGAGTCGTTCATCACGTCGCACAGCGACGAGCTCCTCGCGTCGACGTCGGCCGCGGGCGGTATGCTGCCGGCGTTTCTCGCGGACCAGAGCGACCTCGTGGAGGTCATGCTGGAGCTGGACGAGGAGTCCATGGTGGTGCGCAGCGTGACGCCCACCGCGGGGCCATCGGCGTCGGCCGGGGCAGGGACGCACACGCCGGGGAGTGGGCGCAACCTCAGCCGGAGCTCGTCGACCTCGTCCAAGATACGCAGGACGTTCGCGTGGCTgcggtcgccggcggcggcgcccgaGCAGCCACGGGAGGCGGCGATGGCGTCCCGAGAGCGGCGCCGCGTGCAGGCCAGGCTGGACCGCTCGCTGTCCGGCGCGAGGCGCGCGCTGAAGGGCCTCCGGttcatcagccgcgccacgggcTCCACCGAGGCCACCGCGCTCTGGGGCGCCGTCGAGGAGCGCTTCGACGCCCTCTCCCGCGACGGCCTCCTCGCCCGCGACGACTTCGGCGACTGCATCG GGATGGTGGACTCGAAGGAGTTCGCGGTGGGCATCTTCGACGcgctggcgcggcggcggcggcagaaccTCCAGCGGGTCACCAAGGAGGAGCTCCGCGACTTCTGGCTCCAAATCTCCGACCAGAGCTTCGACGCGCGGCTGCAAATCTTCTTCGACAT GGTGGACACCAACGTCGACGGGAGGATCACGAGGGAGGAAGTGCAGGAG CTGATCGTTCTGAGCGCGTCGGCGAACAAGCTCTCGAAGCTGAAGGAGCAGGCCGAGGAGTACGCGCTGCTCATCATGGAGGAGCTCGACCCTGAGGGCCTCGGCTACATAGAG CTGTGGCAGCTGGAGGCGCTGCTCCTGCAGCGCGACGCCTACATGAGCTACAGCCGGCCGctcagcagcggcagcggcagcgcAGCGCAGTGGAGCCAGGACATCGGCGACGGAGGCGCGCAGGAGAAgccggcgacgacggcggcgccAGGACGGGGCAGGTGGCAGCGGTGGAGCCCGCGgcgcgcggcggggagggcgcgCGTGGCGGCGGAGGAGAACTGGCGGCGCGCGTGGGTGCTCGCGCTGTGGGTCGCGGCGATGGCGGCGCTGTTCGCGTGGAGGTTCGCGCAGTACCGGCGGTCGGTGGCGTTCGAGGTGATGGGGTACTGCCTGCCGACGGCCAAGGGCGCCGCCGAGACGCTGAAGCTCAACATGGCGCTCGTGCTCCTCCCCGTCTGCCGCATCACGCTCACGCGGCTCCGCTCCTCCTGGGCGCGCTTCCTCGTGCCCTTGGACGACTGCATCGCCTTCCACAAGGTGATAGCCATGGCGATCGCGGCGGGGATCTGCCTGCACGCGGGGAACCATCTGGCGTGCGACTTCCCGCGGCTGATCGCGTCGAGCCCGGGGGAGTACCGGCCGCTGGCCGGCTTCTTCGGGGAGGAGAGGCCGACGTACAGGAGCCTGCTGTCCGGCGTGGTGGGCGTGACCGGGGTGGTGATGGTGGTGCTGATGGCCGTGTCCTTCACCCTGGCGGCCCGGCCGCTGCGGAGGGCGCCCACCCGGACCCGGCTGCCCTCCCCGCTGGGCCACCTCGCCGGGTTCAACGCCTTCTGGTACTCCCACCACCTGCTCGTCGTCGTCTACCTCCTGCTGCTCGTGCACGGCTGGTTCATCTTCCTCGTCACCAAGTGGTACCAGAGGACG ACATGGATGTACATAGCCGTACCGTTCGCCCTTCACGTCGGTGAACGAACGCTGCGAGCGCTGCGTTCCAAGGCCTACGCGGCCAAGATCCTCAAG GTGTGCCTTCTACCAGGAAACGTGCTGACCATAACGATGTCAAAGCCCTACGGGTTCAGATACAGAAGCGGACAATATGTTTTCCTTCAGTGCCCAACAATTTCTCCGTTTGAATG GCACCCCTTCTCCATCACTTCAGCCCCTGGAGACGACTACATCAGTGTTCATATCCAGACCAGGGGAGACTGGACACAAGAGCTCAAGCACATCTTCGTCGAGAACTACTTCTCGCCATGCCTGCCCAGCAGAGCTTCATTTGGCGAGCTAGGCATGCCAGAACAGAAGAG TCCTCCGAGGTTGCTTGTCGACGGCCCGTATGGTGCTCCGGCGCAGGATTTCAGGAACTACGACGTCTTGCTTCTCGTCGGCCTCGGGATCGGCGCGACGCCTTTCATAAGCATTCTAAGGGATCTGCTCAACAACATTAAGCTGGCTGATGAGCTGATG GACCTATCAATGGAGACCAGCAGGTCCGAGGACAGCAGCAACACCTTCAGCGTGTCGACGGCGAGCAGCAACAAGAGGAGAGCGTACCGGACAAGCCGCGCGCATTTCTACTGGGTTACGAGGGAGCCCGGATCGTTCGAGTGGTTTAAGAGCGTGATGGATGAGGTTGCTGAAATGGACAAGAAG GGTGTCATAGAGCTGCACAACTATCTCACAAGCGTGTACGAGGAGCGCGAcgcaaggacgactctgctctcTATGGTGCAAGCCCTCAACCATGCCAAGAATGGTATAGACATAGTATCAGGCACCAGG GTCAGGACACATTTTGCAAGACCTAACTGGAGGGAAGAGTTCACAAGAATCTCTGCCAAGCACCCCGGTTCGACAGTTG gggTCTTTTACTGTGGCAAGCCCACACTAGCTAAAGAACTGAAGAAACTATCACTTGAGATGAGCCGCAAGACGATGACTCGCTTCCATTTCCATAAGGAGTATTTCTAA